TATGGACATATTGAAGGCTATGATAATATCCGTATCCAAAACCGGAATTGAAGGGCTTACGCCTGTGGATAACGCGGAACTTATCAAAAGGCTTGATGACATGGCAGAGGGAATAATTGGACTACGGGAAGAAGAGTCAAAACAGCCGGAGGCTAAAGGGACGCAAGCCGTCCGGCAGAACTTGCCTCATAGCGCGGCTGAAAACGGTAAAGTCTTAGCGGAGAAAGAAGAGGCGGCCGGAGAAATTATCAATGAAGAAAAGCATAAAGAAAATCGCGCTAAAACGGATAAAAGAAAGGTAAGAAACCTTGGAGATATCCTTCTGGAAGACAACCTTATTTCCAAAGAGGAACTGGAGCAGATTTATAAAGAGAAAGAGGAAGAGATAAAGCAACCCGAAACCGGAACCTTCGAGCAAAAACAGGAGCGGAACAGGCAGGCTGTGCCGATACAGGAAGTCCCTAAACCTCCGCAGACGGAGGCGGCATTACCCGGTCCAAAACCATCGCCCGCCCGGACACCCGAGATCAAAGAGACTACAATAAGGGTTGATATCGACAGGCTTGATAATGTTATGAATCTCGTAGGCGAACTTGTTCTTGCAAGAAACAGGTTATTTAATATCTCCTCTAAATTAGAGATGAAATATGCAGGCGACGATCTTTCTTCCGCGCTGGCGCAGGTTGTATCCAATTTAAATCTTGTTACCACCGACCTTCAGCTGGCGGTGATGAAGACAAGGATGCAGCCGGTTAAAAAGGTGTTTAGCAAATTCCCCAGAATGGTTAGAGACCTTTCAAGAGAACTCGGCAAAGAGATTGAACTTCAAATATCGGGTGAAGAAACGGAGTTAGATAAATCGGTTATCGAAGAGATAGGAGATCCCCTTGTCCATTTAATAAGAAATAGCGTTGACCACGGGGTAGAAACAAAAGAGATGAGAAAACGTCTGGGCAAACCTGAAATCGGAACTATTAAATTAAGCGCCGAACACGAGGGAAATTACATCGTTATAAGCGTTTCGGACGATGGAAAGGGAATGGATCCCGACATCTTAAAAAAGAAGGCCGTGGAAAAAGGGGTGATAGATGAAAAAACGGCTTTTGGTCTTTCCGATAAGGATGCTTTAAGTTTGATTTTTACGCCGGGATTTAGCACCAAAGAGAAAGCGACCGAAATTTCGGGAAGAGGGGTCGGAATGGATGTCGTTAAAACAAATATACAGAAAATAAACGGCATTATAGATATAGAATCCCAAATCGGGCATGGTTCGAAGATAGTATTAAAACTTCCGCTGACCGTTGCCATAATTCAAACCCTTATTGTCGGGGCGGGAGAAGATATTTTTGCCATTCCTCTTAATTCCGTCGTCGAAACCTTAAGAATATCGGAGTCGTCTATCCAAACAATCGATAAACATGAGGTTATAAATTTAAGAAAATCGGTTTTATCCCTGCTAAGATTAGGAGAAGAATTTGGTATAAAAGAATCAAACATCGTTGACCTTGATATCTCTTTAAAAAAAGAGATTTATGTAGTCGTCGTTGCACTGGCCGAAAAAAAGATTGGTATAGCGGTTGATAATCTGTACGGACAGGAAGAGGTTGTGATTAAGTCTTTGGGAGATTATCAATTAGGATATAAAGGCATATCAGGCGCAACAATCACCGGCGACGGAAAGGTTGTCCTCATTATAGATATAGCCTCTATGATAGAATCTGCCGCAATAAGATAAATTTTACAAGGAGTATTTGATTTATGGGAGAGCCTGTGAGGGTTTTAATTGTCGATGATTCCGCCTTTATGAGGAGGGCGATAGGTTCCCTTTTAGAAGGAGAAAACGATATCAAAGTTGCGGGATTTGCAAAGGATGGAGAGGATGCCGTCAGGCAGATTCAAGATTTCAAACCCGATATCGTAACGATGGACATAGAAATGCCTAAGATGGATGGGCTGACGGCGCTTAAAATTATTATGGAAAAATTTCCGCTGCCCGTAATAATGGTTAGTTCGCTTACGGAGGAAGGGGCAAAGGCTACTTTAGA
The Candidatus Acidulodesulfobacterium ferriphilum genome window above contains:
- a CDS encoding chemotaxis protein CheA — translated: MIDDSMKEIVNDFVQEALELLESLNENFVELEKDPGNKDLLNTIFRAAHTIKGSAGFLGFQSIVELAHSAENILNKLRQGEIFLTSGMMDCLLEAMDILKAMIISVSKTGIEGLTPVDNAELIKRLDDMAEGIIGLREEESKQPEAKGTQAVRQNLPHSAAENGKVLAEKEEAAGEIINEEKHKENRAKTDKRKVRNLGDILLEDNLISKEELEQIYKEKEEEIKQPETGTFEQKQERNRQAVPIQEVPKPPQTEAALPGPKPSPARTPEIKETTIRVDIDRLDNVMNLVGELVLARNRLFNISSKLEMKYAGDDLSSALAQVVSNLNLVTTDLQLAVMKTRMQPVKKVFSKFPRMVRDLSRELGKEIELQISGEETELDKSVIEEIGDPLVHLIRNSVDHGVETKEMRKRLGKPEIGTIKLSAEHEGNYIVISVSDDGKGMDPDILKKKAVEKGVIDEKTAFGLSDKDALSLIFTPGFSTKEKATEISGRGVGMDVVKTNIQKINGIIDIESQIGHGSKIVLKLPLTVAIIQTLIVGAGEDIFAIPLNSVVETLRISESSIQTIDKHEVINLRKSVLSLLRLGEEFGIKESNIVDLDISLKKEIYVVVVALAEKKIGIAVDNLYGQEEVVIKSLGDYQLGYKGISGATITGDGKVVLIIDIASMIESAAIR